In Paractinoplanes brasiliensis, the following proteins share a genomic window:
- a CDS encoding PQQ-dependent sugar dehydrogenase has protein sequence MRLAALTLILPALVATDTTPPTAPAHLEAGALTCESVTLTWSAATDDVGVDAYDLYHDGQLVTSVPGATTSATLPVVGGATWGWYVNARDAAGNVSQAGPTVSVTPPFCEEDDQAPAAPTGLTGRASGTTATLSWRAATDNVAVTAYVVYRGGTAIGTVTGSAATPPATAFTDSGLQPQTRYRYAVAARDAQGNISARSATVAVTTGASCTNAVCGTTLVTTETDLPWGLVQLPDGTVLYGRRDVFDIIAMDPDGGNKHSIGIVPGVQGTNGEGGVLGLAVGPDFTTDRWLYIYHTSATDNRIVRIRYDTELRTDTVEVLLTGIPRNKYHNGGRLRFGPDGMLYAAAGDGQDPDQAQDLGNLGGKVLRLRPDGGVPGDNPFAGSYVWSYGHRNPQGLAFDSQGRLWEQEFGNNVMDETNLIVKGGNYGWPACEGTTGDCAGEGLVAPVRTYPVASASCSGIAIVRDVLYIACLRGARLYRAVISGDTLTDVQQHFVGTYGRLRTVEPSIDGNLWLTTSSGGDKDSVPNNSNERVLKVTVGR, from the coding sequence ATGCGCCTCGCCGCGCTGACCCTGATCCTCCCGGCGCTCGTAGCGACCGACACCACCCCGCCCACGGCCCCGGCCCATCTGGAAGCCGGCGCGCTCACCTGCGAATCGGTCACGCTGACCTGGTCGGCCGCGACCGACGACGTCGGGGTCGACGCCTACGACCTCTACCACGACGGCCAGCTGGTGACCTCGGTGCCGGGCGCCACGACGTCGGCCACGTTGCCGGTGGTCGGCGGGGCCACCTGGGGCTGGTACGTCAACGCCCGCGACGCGGCCGGCAACGTCTCGCAGGCCGGGCCCACGGTCTCGGTCACGCCGCCGTTCTGCGAGGAGGACGACCAGGCGCCGGCCGCTCCCACCGGGCTGACCGGCCGGGCGAGCGGGACCACAGCCACCCTGTCGTGGCGGGCCGCGACGGACAACGTGGCGGTGACCGCGTACGTGGTGTATCGCGGCGGAACGGCGATCGGCACTGTCACCGGCTCGGCCGCCACCCCGCCGGCGACCGCGTTCACCGACAGCGGGCTGCAGCCGCAGACGCGATATCGGTACGCCGTGGCCGCCCGCGACGCCCAGGGCAACATCTCGGCGCGCAGCGCCACGGTCGCCGTCACCACCGGTGCGAGCTGCACCAACGCGGTGTGCGGCACGACCCTGGTGACCACCGAGACGGACCTGCCGTGGGGGCTGGTGCAGCTGCCCGACGGCACCGTCCTTTACGGACGGCGCGACGTCTTCGACATCATCGCGATGGACCCGGACGGCGGGAACAAGCACAGCATCGGCATCGTGCCCGGCGTACAGGGAACCAATGGTGAGGGTGGGGTGCTGGGGCTGGCCGTGGGGCCGGACTTCACCACCGACCGTTGGCTGTACATCTATCACACCAGCGCCACCGACAACCGGATCGTGCGGATCCGCTACGACACCGAGCTGCGCACCGACACTGTGGAGGTTCTGCTCACCGGGATTCCCCGCAACAAGTACCACAACGGCGGGCGGCTGCGGTTCGGGCCCGACGGCATGCTGTACGCCGCGGCCGGTGACGGTCAGGACCCCGACCAGGCCCAGGATCTCGGCAACCTCGGCGGCAAGGTGCTGCGGCTGCGACCCGACGGTGGCGTGCCCGGCGACAACCCGTTCGCGGGCAGCTACGTCTGGAGTTACGGCCACCGCAACCCGCAGGGGCTCGCGTTCGACTCCCAGGGCCGGCTGTGGGAGCAGGAGTTCGGCAACAACGTCATGGACGAGACGAACCTCATCGTGAAGGGCGGCAACTACGGCTGGCCGGCCTGCGAGGGCACCACCGGCGACTGCGCAGGCGAGGGCCTGGTGGCGCCGGTACGCACGTACCCGGTCGCCTCGGCCTCGTGCAGCGGGATCGCGATCGTGCGGGACGTGCTGTACATCGCCTGCCTGCGCGGGGCCCGCCTCTACCGTGCGGTGATCAGCGGGGACACCCTGACCGACGTCCAGCAGCACTTCGTCGGCACGTACGGCCGGCTGCGCACCGTCGAGCCGTCGATCGACGGCAACCTGTGGCTGACCACCAGCAGCGGCGGCGACAAGGACAGCGTTCCGAACAACAGCAACGAACGCGTCCTGAAGGTGACGGTGGGCCGGTGA
- a CDS encoding SMP-30/gluconolactonase/LRE family protein codes for MSVNMSRNLSRPVTAVIGAASVLLAAIPAAAAATAPDGPPVAAAPAGTSSDTPLVAAAGAGPDTLLVAGADPDTPLVAGADPDTPPGAPPGVCEPGAPAEPPLPGPTLTAPRLQGGFTFLEGPVWIDRLGALLVSDLRPATGPEQVQPSAIHQLTPGSPAKTFVAASGSNGLALSPDGQQIVAATHDNRNVSAYRLADAARTVIAGNFGGRAFNSPNDVTVRADGVVYFTDPNFQRGRRADEMGGRTGVFRVVDGQVELVDDTVRQPNGIALSPDGRTLYVGAFGENLIYAYAVHPDGSTGERTVFASVGSPDGVTVDCAGNIYWVSHNEGRVHIFSPAGVELGTITAGPNATNAAFGGPDRRTLYITAGRTGDYGISAIELGVPGYPY; via the coding sequence ATGTCCGTCAATATGTCGCGAAACCTGTCCCGGCCCGTGACAGCCGTGATCGGTGCCGCCTCCGTGCTCCTGGCAGCGATCCCCGCCGCCGCGGCCGCCACCGCCCCGGATGGTCCGCCGGTAGCCGCGGCGCCGGCTGGGACCAGCTCGGACACGCCATTGGTGGCCGCGGCTGGTGCCGGCCCGGACACGCTGCTGGTGGCTGGGGCCGATCCGGACACGCCGCTGGTGGCTGGGGCCGATCCGGACACGCCGCCCGGAGCCCCGCCCGGCGTGTGCGAGCCCGGCGCCCCGGCCGAGCCGCCCCTGCCCGGCCCCACGCTGACGGCCCCACGGCTCCAGGGCGGGTTCACGTTCCTCGAGGGCCCCGTGTGGATCGATCGGCTCGGCGCCCTGCTCGTCTCCGACCTCCGCCCGGCCACCGGCCCCGAGCAGGTCCAGCCCTCCGCCATCCACCAGCTCACCCCGGGATCGCCGGCCAAGACGTTCGTGGCCGCCTCGGGCAGCAACGGCCTGGCGCTGAGCCCGGACGGCCAGCAGATCGTCGCGGCGACGCACGACAACCGCAACGTCTCCGCGTACCGGCTGGCCGACGCCGCCCGTACGGTGATTGCCGGGAACTTCGGGGGCCGGGCGTTCAACTCGCCGAACGACGTGACGGTCCGCGCCGACGGCGTCGTCTACTTCACCGACCCCAACTTCCAGCGGGGCCGCCGCGCCGACGAGATGGGCGGCCGGACCGGCGTGTTCCGGGTCGTCGACGGCCAGGTCGAGCTCGTCGACGACACCGTGCGCCAGCCCAACGGCATCGCCCTGTCACCCGACGGCCGCACCCTGTACGTCGGCGCCTTCGGCGAGAACCTCATCTACGCGTACGCCGTGCACCCGGACGGCAGCACCGGCGAGCGCACGGTTTTCGCGTCCGTCGGCAGCCCGGACGGGGTCACCGTCGACTGCGCGGGCAACATCTACTGGGTGTCGCACAACGAGGGCCGGGTGCACATCTTCTCCCCGGCCGGCGTCGAGCTCGGCACCATCACTGCCGGCCCCAATGCCACCAACGCCGCGTTCGGCGGCCCCGACCGGCGCACCCTCTACATCACGGCCGGACGCACCGGCGACTACGGCATCTCAGCCATCGAGCTGGGCGTGCCCGGCTACCCGTACTGA